A stretch of the Osmerus eperlanus chromosome 10, fOsmEpe2.1, whole genome shotgun sequence genome encodes the following:
- the hsd11b2 gene encoding LOW QUALITY PROTEIN: 11-beta-hydroxysteroid dehydrogenase type 2 (The sequence of the model RefSeq protein was modified relative to this genomic sequence to represent the inferred CDS: substituted 1 base at 1 genomic stop codon): protein MVCSRHLPLCDREQQKKRRKPNTEEEKRERERESWLQEPFWKSLFQHLVFFSCSLPLLQSPSPAVSLSCSLCVTMEDYALPFWLYMGVMSVFVGGAIKKVLASHISAVPTLVAWLSATVLVERLWSFCVPAVLVLAALCLACCLYSVRTAPMPALPAEGKVVFITGCDSGFGNAAARNLDELGFEVFATVLDLSGEGARDLKRTCSPRLTLLQVDITQPQQVQQALLDTKAKLGLRGLEQLLWREIFLQSNLGCQMNYFDTTSLXLRVCLLLGDQPFPSLAAYGASKAALNLFINTLRHEMEPWGVKVSTILPSSYKTGQSSNQEYWEKQFKHLVQNLSPSLLEEYGEDYMEETKELFHSYARTANEDLSPVINTISEALLSPKPHVRYFAGPGVGLMYFIYSYFPFSISDRFLQKLFVRKKLAPRALRKENSLSLNGLNHNINNNNIEKVDK, encoded by the exons ATGGTCTGTTCCAGACACCTTCCACTCTGTGACAGAGAGCAACAAAAAAAGAGGAGAAAGCCaaacacagaagaagaaaagagagagagagagagagagagttggttgCAAGAACCTTTTTGGAAGAGCCTCTTCCAACACCTGGTCTTCTTTTCCTgcagtctccctctcctgcagtctccctctcctgcagtctccctctcctgcagtcTGTGCGTTACCATGGAAGACTATGCGCTGCCTTTCTGGCTCTACATGGGAGTGATGTCCGTGTTTGTCGGCGGAGCCATCAAGAAAGTGCTGGCGTCCCACATCAGCGCCGTGCCAACGCTGGTGGCCTGGCTCAGCGCCACGGTGCTGGTGGAAAGGCTGTGGTCCTTCTGCGTGCCCGCGGTCCTGGTACTGGCTGCCCTCTGCCTCGCCTGCTGCCTCTACTCTGTCAGGACTGCCCCGATGCCCGCTCTGCCTGCCGAGGGCAAGGTTGTGTTCATCACAG GTTGCGACTCCGGCTTCGGTAATGCAGCCGCACGAAATCTGGACGAGCTGGGTTTCGAAGTGTTCGCTACAGTGCTGGATCTGTCCGGGGAGGGAGCCAGAGACCTCAAGAGGACCTGCTCCCCgcgcctcaccctcctccaggtGGACATCACCCAGCCACAGCAGGTCCAGCAGGCCCTACTGGACACAAAGGCTAAACTGGGACTCAGAG GGCTTGAACAGCTCCTTTGGAGGgaaatctttttacagtcaaACCTGGGTTGCCAGATGAATTATTTTGATAC GACAAGCCTCTAACTAAGGGTGTGTTTGCTTCTAGGAGACCAGCCGTTCCCTAGCCTGGCTGCATACGGGGCGTCCAAGGCCGCCCTCAACCTCTTCATCAACACCCTGCGGCACGAGATGGAGCCCTGGGGGGTCAAAGTCTCCACCATCCTGCCATCCTCCTACAagacag GTCAGTCCAGTAACCAGGAATACTGGGAGAAACAATTCAAGCACCTGGTCCAGAACCTGAGTCCGTCCCTCCTGGAGGAATACGGGGAGGATTACATGGAGGAAACCAAGGAACTGTTCCACAGCTACGCCAGGACAGCCAACGAAGACCTCAGCCCTGTTATCAACACCATCTCGGAGGCGCTCCTCTCCCCGAAGCCTCATGTTCGCTACTTCGCTGGCCCCGGCGTGGGCCTCATGTACTTCATCTACAGTTACTTTCCCTTCAGCATCAGTGACAGGTTCCTCCAGAAACTGTTTGTCCGGAAGAAGCTGGCACCCCGGGCCTTGAGGAAGGAAAACAGCCTGAGCTTAAACGGCCTGAACCACAAtattaacaacaacaacattgagaAAGTAGACAAGTAG